From the Bremerella alba genome, one window contains:
- a CDS encoding response regulator, whose amino-acid sequence MPIYGAIFFSIAGVFLIDLFTPLGIAVWIFYLVPVVLTLLVWRPQIPLYVASVLTLLMVITFFTDSSGVDLIIVQINRGFGALTVWCIAIVAFFFLKNKNAIEFERWLQKGQTGLSKTLSGDQRIEQLGNNLLRYLAEYFEAPVAACFAIEGEHYRRIATYGVPAESGLPEQIEVGDGLLGQAIEDQRPFVLTDVPEGHLLFGTGLTRGTPSQMIISPAIADDEVQAVVELGFFRPIDHGDQVLLSRISEAVGQAIRSANYRAKLQKLLHETQQQSEELQTQSEELRVSNEELEEQGRALKETAARLELQQTELEQTNSQLEEQTQLLEAQRDELAVTKLSLQQQAKDLERASQYKSDFLANMSHELRTPLNSTLILAKLLADNASGNLTEEQIKFAKTILSSGNDLLNLISDILDLSKIEAGQMDVRPEEVKMGHLLDELSNGLRPLAEQKQLKFSIEVKSNAPSVLWTDRRRLEQILKNLASNAIKFTNDGSVTIHVSKLPERKVAFAVQDTGIGIPLEQQPTVFEAFRQVDGTAHRKHGGTGLGLSISQELANLLGGEIALESEVGKGSLFTLTVPATFEPSQIETSPVRKVLAASLPSHDTPSPDTLPTKSDPPFPKVEVKDDRRQLSGDRRLLLVVEDDLNFGEVLYGLAREQKFDCLLATTAEEGVTLAKQYQPNAIILDVGLPDDSGLAVLDSFKGDARLRHIPVHVISGNDYTESALSLGAVGFKLKPVRREEFIELLQGLESRFSQRMRRVLVVEDDPVQRESVQSLLGSLDVETVGSANAAECLEQLKEGTFDCMVLDLALPDSTGYALLETLSKEDHYSFPPVIVYTGRDLSADQEQLLRQYSQSIIIKGAKSPERLMDEVTLFLHKVVAELPLEQQRMIEKARRRDEILEGRRILVVEDDVRNVFALTSVLEPRGAVIEIARNGREAVDVIEKSIADPTKKFDLVLMDVMMPEMDGITATQEIRKHAQCKRLAIIMLTAKAMENDQKACLEAGANDYLTKPLDVDKLLSLIRVWLPR is encoded by the coding sequence ATGCCCATCTATGGGGCAATTTTCTTTTCGATTGCAGGCGTATTCCTGATCGATTTGTTTACCCCTTTGGGCATCGCTGTCTGGATTTTTTACCTGGTACCGGTGGTGCTGACCTTACTGGTATGGCGTCCGCAAATACCTTTGTATGTCGCAAGTGTGCTTACCCTCTTAATGGTGATTACCTTTTTCACCGATAGTAGCGGCGTCGACCTAATAATCGTTCAGATCAATCGCGGTTTCGGGGCTCTTACGGTTTGGTGCATCGCGATAGTGGCATTCTTCTTCCTGAAGAATAAGAATGCCATCGAATTTGAGCGTTGGTTGCAGAAAGGCCAGACAGGCCTCAGCAAGACTCTTAGTGGAGATCAGCGCATCGAGCAACTCGGGAACAACTTACTTCGCTATCTTGCAGAATACTTCGAGGCGCCGGTTGCCGCCTGCTTTGCCATTGAAGGGGAGCACTACCGCCGAATCGCGACCTACGGAGTGCCCGCCGAGAGTGGCCTGCCAGAGCAAATTGAAGTCGGTGATGGACTGCTTGGTCAGGCCATTGAAGATCAACGTCCCTTCGTACTCACCGATGTTCCTGAGGGTCACCTGTTGTTCGGGACCGGCCTCACGCGGGGAACGCCTTCTCAGATGATCATCTCGCCGGCGATCGCGGATGACGAGGTTCAGGCCGTTGTCGAATTAGGATTCTTTCGGCCCATCGACCATGGCGATCAAGTGCTGCTTAGCCGAATCAGCGAAGCCGTGGGGCAAGCGATTCGCTCTGCGAATTATCGGGCAAAACTGCAAAAGCTATTGCACGAGACCCAGCAGCAATCAGAAGAACTTCAGACGCAAAGCGAAGAGTTGCGGGTCTCGAATGAAGAACTGGAAGAACAAGGCCGTGCGTTAAAAGAGACAGCAGCTCGACTGGAACTCCAACAGACAGAATTAGAGCAGACAAACAGCCAGCTCGAAGAGCAGACGCAACTGCTAGAGGCTCAACGCGATGAACTTGCGGTGACCAAGCTTTCGCTCCAGCAACAGGCCAAAGACCTGGAGCGGGCCAGCCAGTATAAGTCGGACTTTTTGGCCAACATGTCTCACGAGCTGCGAACGCCGCTCAATTCGACTTTGATCCTGGCTAAATTGCTTGCCGACAATGCCAGCGGCAATTTAACCGAGGAACAGATTAAATTCGCGAAGACGATCCTGAGTTCCGGCAACGACCTTTTGAATCTCATCAGCGACATCTTGGATTTGAGTAAGATCGAAGCCGGTCAAATGGATGTCCGTCCCGAAGAGGTCAAAATGGGCCACCTATTGGACGAATTGTCTAACGGACTTCGCCCATTGGCCGAACAGAAACAGCTCAAGTTTTCAATCGAGGTGAAATCGAACGCACCCTCTGTGCTTTGGACCGATCGCCGCCGTCTCGAACAGATCCTCAAAAACCTCGCTTCCAACGCCATCAAGTTCACTAACGATGGGTCGGTAACGATCCATGTTTCTAAGCTGCCTGAGAGAAAAGTGGCATTCGCGGTCCAAGATACAGGGATCGGAATTCCGTTAGAGCAACAGCCCACGGTGTTCGAGGCGTTTCGACAAGTGGATGGTACCGCCCACCGGAAACACGGGGGAACAGGTTTGGGACTGTCGATCTCTCAGGAACTGGCCAATCTGCTGGGAGGAGAAATTGCTTTAGAGAGCGAGGTGGGCAAGGGAAGCTTGTTTACGCTAACCGTTCCCGCCACATTCGAACCAAGCCAGATCGAAACTTCCCCTGTGCGAAAGGTCTTGGCGGCTTCGTTGCCGTCGCATGATACGCCGTCGCCTGACACGCTGCCGACGAAAAGCGATCCGCCGTTTCCCAAGGTGGAAGTTAAGGATGACCGTCGGCAGTTATCAGGCGATCGCCGATTGCTGCTGGTGGTCGAAGACGATCTTAATTTTGGCGAAGTGCTGTACGGCCTGGCTCGCGAACAGAAATTCGATTGCCTGCTGGCGACCACCGCCGAGGAAGGCGTTACGCTCGCCAAACAATATCAGCCCAACGCCATCATCTTGGACGTTGGCCTGCCGGATGACTCAGGGCTTGCCGTTTTAGATAGCTTCAAGGGTGATGCGCGTCTGCGTCATATTCCGGTTCATGTTATATCCGGTAACGACTATACAGAATCGGCGTTGTCGCTCGGCGCTGTGGGCTTCAAGCTCAAACCGGTCCGGCGCGAAGAATTCATCGAACTGCTACAAGGACTCGAATCGAGATTCTCTCAGCGTATGCGACGCGTGCTGGTAGTCGAAGACGATCCGGTGCAGCGTGAAAGCGTTCAATCACTGCTGGGATCTCTGGATGTCGAGACCGTCGGTTCGGCTAATGCGGCTGAGTGCCTGGAACAACTCAAAGAAGGAACGTTTGATTGCATGGTGCTCGACCTGGCTCTGCCAGACTCGACCGGCTATGCACTACTCGAGACGCTTAGCAAGGAAGACCATTACTCGTTCCCGCCGGTGATCGTTTATACAGGCCGAGACCTCTCGGCCGACCAAGAGCAACTTCTTCGCCAGTACTCTCAGTCGATCATCATCAAAGGGGCCAAGTCGCCGGAACGATTGATGGATGAGGTCACCTTATTCCTGCACAAGGTCGTTGCCGAACTTCCTCTTGAGCAGCAAAGGATGATTGAAAAGGCAAGACGTCGTGATGAAATCCTCGAGGGACGCCGGATCCTGGTTGTGGAGGATGACGTCAGAAATGTCTTTGCGTTGACGAGCGTACTTGAACCTCGTGGTGCAGTCATCGAGATTGCCCGAAACGGACGCGAGGCGGTCGACGTGATCGAAAAGTCGATCGCAGATCCGACCAAAAAGTTCGATCTGGTGTTGATGGATGTGATGATGCCAGAAATGGACGGAATTACGGCGACGCAGGAGATCCGAAAACATGCCCAATGCAAGCGTCTTGCGATTATTATGCTAACCGCGAAGGCCATGGAAAACGACCAAAAGGCCTGCCTTGAAGCAGGAGCGAATGATTACCTGACAAAGCCGCTTGATGTCGATAAACTCTTGTCGCTCATTCGTGTCTGGCTACCCCGGTAA
- a CDS encoding sigma-70 family RNA polymerase sigma factor, translating into MNEITEHTLKVQQLFVQYQSQLKAFALVLTTDFVQADDLIQETFLTVTKKAHEFDLNSNFLAWSRAILRFKLLESRRASGIQTVDFLDSLAMSCPEDWANNDRLESLTHCIEGLAPKAREIVLLRYQREHSPAQIAELLSRTVNSINVALSKARLSLRECIDRQLQPGSSQ; encoded by the coding sequence ATGAATGAAATAACCGAGCACACCCTGAAAGTACAGCAACTGTTTGTGCAATACCAATCGCAGTTGAAAGCTTTCGCGCTGGTTTTGACCACCGACTTCGTCCAGGCAGACGATCTGATTCAGGAGACATTTTTGACCGTTACCAAGAAGGCTCACGAATTCGATTTGAACAGCAATTTCCTGGCATGGAGCCGGGCCATTTTGCGTTTCAAGCTATTGGAATCACGACGGGCCTCAGGAATACAGACGGTCGACTTCCTGGATTCACTCGCCATGAGTTGCCCTGAAGATTGGGCCAATAACGATCGCCTCGAATCCCTCACGCACTGCATTGAGGGTTTAGCCCCGAAGGCACGCGAGATCGTGTTGCTTCGTTATCAACGAGAGCATTCCCCAGCACAAATCGCAGAACTACTTTCTCGAACCGTAAATTCCATCAATGTGGCCCTCTCCAAGGCACGCCTGTCCTTACGTGAGTGTATAGATCGACAGCTACAGCCGGGGAGCTCGCAATGA